From the Solibacillus sp. FSL R5-0449 genome, one window contains:
- a CDS encoding ABC transporter ATP-binding protein, which produces MSQPIVEIKNLNKTIKGKHIIKDLNLDFYPGQITGFLGPNGAGKTTTIRMMTGLMYPSKGEVIIDGKQLSTNYEEAISNIGVIVENPEMYKYMSGYKNLQHFARMHKGVTKQRIDEVVAQVGLQNRIHEKVKTYSLGMRQRLGLAQAMLHRPKFLILDEPTNGLDPAGIREFRMYLRKIAAEDNVAIVVSSHLLSEIELMVDRIAIIQNGELIDIRELQHVEASQYYIEVGQPDQLLAMFEEPLTKENGGYVVNLTKEEVPALIRKLVESGIDLYTIQPIQKRLEDQFIEMTGGGAIDAIR; this is translated from the coding sequence TTGTCACAGCCAATTGTGGAAATTAAAAATTTGAACAAAACAATCAAGGGCAAACACATTATTAAAGACTTGAACCTGGACTTTTATCCGGGTCAGATCACCGGATTTTTGGGGCCAAACGGGGCAGGCAAAACTACTACAATCCGCATGATGACGGGGTTAATGTACCCTTCAAAAGGAGAAGTAATCATCGATGGAAAACAGCTCTCGACAAATTATGAAGAAGCAATCAGTAACATTGGTGTAATCGTTGAAAACCCGGAAATGTATAAATATATGTCAGGGTATAAAAACTTGCAGCACTTTGCCCGAATGCATAAAGGTGTAACAAAACAGCGTATTGATGAAGTTGTAGCGCAAGTTGGTCTGCAAAATCGTATTCATGAGAAAGTGAAAACGTATTCGTTAGGGATGCGTCAGCGTCTTGGACTGGCTCAGGCGATGCTGCACCGTCCAAAGTTCTTAATTTTGGATGAGCCGACAAATGGTCTGGATCCTGCCGGTATTCGTGAGTTCCGTATGTATTTACGTAAAATTGCCGCAGAAGATAATGTCGCAATCGTTGTATCGAGTCACCTTTTATCTGAAATTGAATTAATGGTAGACCGGATCGCGATTATTCAAAATGGTGAGCTCATTGATATTCGTGAACTGCAACATGTCGAGGCATCGCAATATTATATTGAAGTTGGTCAGCCGGATCAGCTCCTGGCGATGTTTGAAGAGCCGTTAACAAAAGAAAATGGCGGCTATGTCGTCAATCTGACAAAAGAAGAAGTGCCTGCACTTATTCGTAAACTAGTTGAATCGGGCATTGATCTGTATACGATCCAGCCGATTCAAAAACGTCTTGAAGATCAATTTATCGAGATGACAGGTGGAG